From a single Planctellipticum variicoloris genomic region:
- a CDS encoding DUF1559 domain-containing protein, translating into MTKRRSRSQASRGGFTLIEMLVVAALMAILVALLLPAVQQAREAARRARCRTNLINLGVALHNYLDAHGVFPPGSQNDTGPIASTPPGYHMSWLTQLLPHLEESAAWRQLDFTHSVYAPVHDAVRRHQPQVLLCMSDPHIHPNTFVSKDGVWTLETRPTSYFGIHHDVEAPIDVDQNGVLFLNSSVGERDLPDGLSQTLVIGESAADYGATLGWMSGTRSSLRNGGFLLNAGVPTGWGPSLTGQAGLDPTQSEYVGGFNSFHTGGGHFLMCDGSARFLSQNINRAVYRSLIHRTDGEDPGDF; encoded by the coding sequence ATGACCAAGAGACGATCACGATCCCAGGCTTCCCGCGGCGGCTTCACGCTGATCGAGATGCTGGTCGTCGCTGCGCTCATGGCGATTCTGGTGGCTCTGCTCCTGCCGGCCGTGCAGCAGGCCCGCGAGGCCGCCCGACGGGCGCGCTGCCGAACCAATCTGATCAATCTCGGCGTCGCGCTGCACAACTACCTCGACGCCCACGGCGTCTTTCCCCCCGGGTCGCAGAACGACACCGGGCCGATTGCGAGCACGCCCCCCGGCTATCACATGAGCTGGCTGACGCAATTGCTGCCCCACCTGGAAGAGTCCGCCGCCTGGCGCCAGCTCGATTTCACGCACAGCGTCTACGCGCCGGTTCACGACGCCGTCCGCCGGCACCAGCCGCAGGTGTTGCTGTGCATGAGCGATCCTCACATTCATCCAAACACGTTCGTCTCGAAGGACGGCGTCTGGACGCTGGAGACCCGACCGACCAGCTATTTCGGAATTCACCACGACGTGGAAGCTCCGATCGACGTCGATCAGAACGGCGTGCTGTTTCTCAACAGTTCCGTGGGAGAGCGGGATCTGCCCGACGGCCTGTCACAGACGCTCGTCATCGGTGAATCGGCGGCCGACTACGGCGCCACGCTCGGGTGGATGTCCGGGACTCGCTCGTCGCTCCGCAACGGGGGATTTCTACTCAACGCAGGCGTCCCGACCGGCTGGGGTCCTTCCCTGACCGGACAGGCCGGCCTCGACCCGACGCAGTCTGAGTACGTGGGCGGCTTTAACAGCTTCCACACGGGCGGCGGGCATTTCCTGATGTGCGACGGCAGCGCCCGGTTTCTCAGCCAGAACATCAATCGTGCAGTCTACCGCTCGTTGATTCATCGGACTGACGGTGAAGACCCCGGCGACTTCTAA
- a CDS encoding DUF1559 domain-containing protein, whose amino-acid sequence MIDRRWHPAAPRGGFTIIEMTMVVAMIAVLISLLLPAVQQAREGARRMQCKNNLLNIGLALQHYVQTFDRFPPGCVNATAPVLNTLNDQPMSWITQILPYLEAPGTWRKVDFAQPVFAPANAAARASQLTVLLCPSSYSVTQVLVIPLPKTEGETESRDVDVSDLTQPFDSYGMYGGQQGDPRNATQTSYAACHHDVEALIDAAQNGVLFLNSGVRWRDIADGRSQTILVGETNGDLVRNGGWMLGNRSTLRNTGTPLAGPPMTRGSGISGQIAWEENIDTLESANLYNASDLPQTDWNRWVGGFGSFHTAGANFLFADGAVRFIGQNIDGKLYQNLGNRHDGNLVSFE is encoded by the coding sequence ATGATCGATCGACGATGGCATCCGGCGGCTCCGCGAGGCGGATTCACAATCATCGAGATGACCATGGTCGTCGCGATGATCGCCGTGCTGATCTCGCTCCTGCTCCCGGCGGTGCAGCAGGCCCGCGAAGGGGCCCGGCGGATGCAGTGCAAGAATAACCTTCTGAACATCGGACTGGCTCTGCAGCATTACGTGCAGACGTTCGATCGCTTTCCGCCGGGTTGCGTCAATGCGACCGCACCGGTGCTCAACACGTTGAACGATCAGCCGATGAGCTGGATCACGCAGATTCTGCCCTACCTGGAGGCCCCGGGGACCTGGCGCAAGGTCGATTTCGCTCAGCCGGTGTTTGCACCGGCCAATGCGGCGGCCCGCGCTTCGCAACTGACGGTGCTGCTCTGCCCGTCGTCGTACTCCGTCACCCAGGTGCTGGTGATTCCGCTGCCGAAGACCGAGGGAGAGACGGAGTCCAGGGACGTCGACGTCAGCGATCTCACGCAACCGTTCGATTCGTACGGCATGTATGGCGGACAGCAGGGGGATCCGCGGAACGCCACCCAAACCAGCTACGCCGCCTGCCATCACGATGTCGAGGCGCTGATCGACGCGGCGCAGAATGGGGTGCTGTTTCTCAACAGCGGCGTCCGCTGGCGGGACATCGCCGACGGTCGCTCGCAGACGATCCTCGTCGGCGAGACGAACGGCGACCTGGTGCGGAACGGCGGGTGGATGCTCGGCAACCGGAGCACGCTCCGCAATACGGGAACGCCGCTCGCCGGTCCGCCGATGACGCGCGGGAGCGGAATCTCCGGCCAGATCGCCTGGGAGGAAAACATCGACACGCTGGAATCCGCGAATCTGTATAACGCTTCGGATTTGCCGCAAACCGACTGGAACCGCTGGGTCGGCGGCTTCGGCAGCTTCCACACCGCCGGGGCGAACTTTCTGTTCGCCGATGGTGCGGTCCGCTTCATCGGGCAGAACATCGACGGGAAGCTCTATCAAAACCTGGGCAATCGCCACGACGGCAACCTGGTCAGCTTTGAATAG
- a CDS encoding DUF1559 domain-containing protein, with protein sequence MKSLRQEPRSAPSTGFTVIELVVVVSVIAVLMGVLLPAVQQARENARKFQCRNNLMNIGFALQSYTHTFGRLPPGSVNDTAPVLSRMQGYHMSWIAQLLPYLEHQGTYRKLDFGHSVYAKANAVARATRLGVLLCSSANVVQTVLPYQPGSAEDPSFIPPPNAEIPPSMPMDEWASEQRITCLSHYAGCHHDTELPIDVDQHGVLFLNSGVRWRDITDGRACTIAVGEVTGDLLRNAGWIAGTRATLRNTGLSINRPAITSPGMPADTTAWTGNWELTETQAEELGMPLVDYSRVVGGFGSVHVGGAHFLFADGSVRFLAANIDFDTYRRMGHRSDGGLSPEE encoded by the coding sequence ATGAAGTCGTTGCGGCAAGAACCACGCTCTGCGCCTTCGACCGGTTTTACGGTGATCGAACTGGTCGTCGTAGTCAGCGTGATCGCCGTGTTGATGGGAGTTCTATTGCCCGCAGTCCAGCAGGCGCGCGAAAACGCCCGGAAGTTCCAGTGTCGCAACAACCTGATGAATATCGGCTTTGCGCTGCAGAGCTACACCCACACCTTCGGGCGGTTGCCGCCGGGGTCGGTGAACGACACGGCGCCCGTCCTGAGCCGGATGCAGGGTTACCACATGAGCTGGATCGCGCAGCTCCTGCCGTATCTTGAGCACCAGGGCACGTACCGAAAACTCGACTTCGGTCATTCGGTCTACGCGAAGGCCAATGCCGTCGCGCGGGCGACGCGTCTCGGGGTATTGCTTTGCAGTTCGGCGAACGTGGTTCAGACGGTACTGCCGTATCAGCCAGGGTCCGCCGAGGATCCATCATTCATCCCGCCTCCCAATGCGGAAATCCCTCCATCGATGCCGATGGACGAATGGGCGTCGGAGCAGCGAATCACGTGTCTTTCGCACTACGCCGGCTGTCACCACGATACCGAACTGCCGATTGACGTCGACCAGCATGGCGTGCTGTTTCTCAACAGCGGCGTCCGCTGGCGGGATATCACGGACGGGAGAGCCTGCACGATTGCCGTCGGCGAAGTGACCGGCGATCTGCTGCGGAACGCCGGCTGGATTGCGGGAACGCGGGCGACGTTACGCAACACTGGCCTGTCGATCAATCGGCCCGCTATCACGTCACCGGGCATGCCGGCCGATACGACCGCGTGGACGGGCAACTGGGAACTCACCGAAACGCAGGCCGAAGAACTCGGTATGCCGCTGGTGGACTATTCCCGGGTCGTCGGCGGCTTCGGCAGCGTGCATGTGGGCGGCGCCCATTTTCTGTTTGCCGACGGCTCCGTCCGGTTTCTCGCCGCGAACATCGACTTCGACACGTACCGACGGATGGGGCATCGGAGCGATGGCGGGCTGAGTCCGGAGGAGTAA
- a CDS encoding M81 family metallopeptidase, whose protein sequence is MRIAIGGVSHETSSFSVRPTTLHDFETGFGLFRGSQIVERFRGANICTGGFLEGAERYGFEAVPLLWTFAYPSGVIEAAAYATLKAEFLERLRQAEAEGGPVDGVLLDLHGAMVVEGIDDGDGDFVESVRAAIGPDRPIVVTFDLHGNHTQRRIDAATAVIGFDTYPHIDMAQRGREAADLIVATLQGKVRPVTVLRQLPLFWSTTSQVTAHPPMDEVLRRVHGLEQRPGILAVTISTGFPWADVPDVGASVIVVADGDRALAEQTAEELAGWVWDNRERWYAPPVAVADALARGEAAGRYPIILADHADNTGGGAPGDSTEILQTFLDRGLQDAVILYIVDPEAARQAHAAGVGVKLTLPVGGKSAPIQGPPVVMQAEVMALSDGDFTYDGPMYAGLTGNMGCSAWLKQGGVSVVVVTAAEQPLGPAFAKTLGIDCRAMKYIAVKSAAHFRASFEPFAGSIINVDSRAIQTHEFHKLPYKKRTRKVFPVEIPPRD, encoded by the coding sequence ATGCGCATTGCGATCGGCGGCGTCTCGCACGAAACCAGTTCGTTTTCGGTTCGGCCCACAACGCTGCACGACTTCGAGACCGGCTTCGGGCTGTTTCGCGGTTCGCAGATCGTCGAACGCTTCCGTGGCGCGAACATCTGCACGGGCGGATTTCTGGAAGGGGCCGAACGCTACGGCTTCGAAGCCGTCCCGCTCCTCTGGACGTTCGCCTATCCCAGCGGAGTGATTGAGGCGGCAGCTTACGCGACTCTCAAAGCCGAATTCCTGGAACGCCTGCGGCAGGCCGAGGCGGAAGGGGGGCCGGTGGACGGCGTGCTGCTCGATCTCCACGGTGCAATGGTCGTCGAGGGGATCGACGACGGAGATGGTGACTTCGTCGAATCCGTCCGGGCCGCCATTGGGCCGGATCGTCCGATCGTCGTCACGTTCGACCTGCACGGCAATCACACGCAGCGCCGGATCGATGCCGCGACGGCCGTCATCGGCTTCGATACTTACCCGCACATTGACATGGCCCAGCGGGGACGCGAGGCTGCCGACCTGATCGTCGCCACGCTGCAGGGCAAAGTCCGTCCCGTCACCGTCCTGCGGCAGCTCCCTCTGTTCTGGAGCACGACGTCGCAAGTCACGGCCCATCCGCCGATGGACGAAGTCCTCCGCCGCGTCCATGGGCTCGAACAGCGACCGGGCATTCTGGCGGTGACCATTTCCACGGGATTCCCCTGGGCCGACGTTCCCGACGTCGGCGCCAGCGTGATCGTCGTGGCCGACGGCGACCGGGCTCTCGCCGAGCAGACCGCCGAGGAGCTCGCCGGCTGGGTCTGGGATAACCGCGAACGCTGGTACGCGCCACCCGTCGCCGTCGCGGATGCGCTGGCTCGCGGAGAAGCGGCCGGGCGATATCCCATCATTCTCGCCGATCACGCCGACAACACGGGGGGTGGCGCACCGGGCGATTCCACCGAAATCCTGCAGACGTTCCTCGACCGCGGGTTGCAGGACGCCGTGATCCTGTACATCGTCGATCCCGAAGCCGCCCGACAGGCGCATGCCGCCGGGGTCGGGGTGAAGCTGACTTTGCCGGTCGGGGGCAAGTCGGCACCGATCCAAGGGCCGCCGGTCGTCATGCAGGCCGAAGTGATGGCCCTCTCCGACGGCGACTTCACGTACGACGGCCCGATGTATGCCGGGCTGACTGGCAACATGGGTTGCTCCGCCTGGCTCAAGCAAGGTGGGGTCTCGGTGGTCGTGGTGACTGCCGCCGAGCAACCCCTCGGACCGGCGTTCGCAAAGACGCTCGGCATCGACTGCCGGGCCATGAAATACATCGCGGTGAAATCGGCCGCTCACTTCCGGGCGTCGTTCGAGCCGTTCGCGGGATCGATCATCAACGTCGACTCCCGCGCGATCCAGACCCACGAATTCCACAAGCTGCCGTACAAGAAGCGGACGCGAAAGGTTTTCCCGGTCGAAATCCCGCCGCGCGATTGA
- the ispD gene encoding 2-C-methyl-D-erythritol 4-phosphate cytidylyltransferase: protein MLREVNVVGLAGLRDRRYHGGIEGDRIMATFAVILPAAGKSSRFGLHQQQNKKKVFVDLKGRPVWVRTAEHFVNRADVVQTIIAVSAEDLEWFKEKFRPNLAFMNVEIIAGGAERADSVERALARVRADVDFVAVHDAARPLLAKEWIDEVFDAAVQTGGAILAAPVTATLKRVDSRQSIEETVPRAGLWEAQTPQVFRRRILLDAFAKRGSMQPTDEAQLVEAIGGSVKVVSCSRMNLKITTQEDLRMAEALLDALPREKTLRALHPFADEDPLFR, encoded by the coding sequence ATGCTGCGAGAGGTCAACGTCGTCGGTTTGGCGGGGCTGCGCGACCGCCGGTATCATGGCGGAATTGAGGGAGATCGCATTATGGCCACATTCGCCGTCATCCTGCCCGCCGCAGGAAAAAGCAGTCGCTTCGGGCTGCATCAGCAGCAGAACAAGAAGAAAGTCTTCGTTGACCTGAAGGGCCGGCCGGTCTGGGTTCGCACGGCGGAGCACTTCGTCAACCGGGCAGACGTCGTCCAGACGATCATCGCGGTCTCCGCAGAAGACCTGGAGTGGTTCAAGGAAAAGTTCCGACCGAACCTGGCCTTCATGAATGTGGAGATCATCGCCGGCGGGGCCGAGCGGGCCGACTCCGTCGAGCGCGCCCTGGCCCGGGTGCGGGCCGATGTGGACTTTGTCGCCGTGCACGACGCCGCCCGCCCGCTGCTGGCGAAAGAGTGGATCGACGAAGTCTTCGACGCGGCCGTCCAGACTGGCGGCGCCATTCTGGCGGCCCCGGTTACGGCGACCCTCAAACGCGTCGACTCGCGGCAATCCATTGAAGAGACCGTCCCGCGCGCCGGATTGTGGGAGGCGCAGACGCCGCAGGTCTTCCGTCGCCGGATCCTCCTGGACGCTTTCGCGAAACGAGGTTCCATGCAGCCGACCGATGAGGCTCAGCTCGTGGAAGCGATCGGGGGGTCGGTCAAAGTGGTTTCGTGCTCCCGGATGAACCTGAAGATTACCACTCAGGAAGACCTGCGGATGGCGGAGGCGCTGCTGGATGCGCTCCCGAGGGAGAAGACTCTGCGGGCGCTTCATCCGTTTGCCGACGAGGATCCACTCTTCCGGTAA
- a CDS encoding sigma-54-dependent transcriptional regulator, which translates to MSKPVVVVMSRDAGLNSELPELLRDHADVRHCDTQDEVLDLTRHIRPQAILADFRRAAGGGFVEQKLIDTLRQRFPGLKIGLLAGEHCPELIARSACDGGLPFVRGALDRHELLKLVGQLIPLAEQVDSPQVMEPVPRTPVATPVRAVVTSPVVEDRPASVLSGVTRRFETNSPELQQMLADLEVAARHDVTILLIGETGAGKTFLSRLIHEVSPRKNDPFLPVACGALPNDLIESELFGHVKGSFTSAHADKEGKFVAARRGSILLDEIDVLGLEQQVKLLRVIETGEFEPVGSNQTQRCEARLIVASNLELQPLVEQHKFRPDLYYRLNMLKFVIPPLRHRKMDIIPLAKKFIAQFSVKHGTPIHAIDNDMLQALLDYPWPGNVRELEHVMQRAVIYSRDGHIGREHLPSHILSGHAGPVNDASVILGHHGPAEAAVPSPKSLGGKIAVTERDIIEQTLLKNSFSRTRSARELGISRVTLYNKMKRYGLMS; encoded by the coding sequence ATGTCGAAGCCAGTGGTCGTTGTGATGAGTCGAGATGCCGGACTGAACAGTGAGCTGCCGGAACTGCTCCGGGATCACGCCGACGTCAGGCACTGCGACACGCAGGACGAAGTTCTCGACCTCACGCGTCACATCCGACCTCAAGCGATTCTGGCGGACTTCCGCCGCGCCGCGGGTGGCGGCTTTGTCGAGCAGAAGCTGATCGATACTCTCCGCCAGCGGTTTCCGGGACTGAAGATCGGACTCCTCGCCGGAGAACACTGTCCGGAACTGATCGCCCGCAGTGCATGCGACGGCGGCCTGCCGTTCGTCCGAGGCGCTCTCGATCGCCACGAACTTCTCAAGCTCGTCGGCCAACTGATCCCGCTGGCCGAACAGGTCGATTCGCCCCAGGTCATGGAGCCCGTTCCACGAACGCCGGTGGCAACGCCCGTCCGTGCGGTCGTAACGTCGCCCGTTGTGGAAGACCGGCCGGCCAGCGTCCTGAGCGGAGTGACCCGTCGTTTCGAAACGAACTCTCCCGAACTGCAGCAGATGCTGGCCGATCTGGAAGTCGCCGCCCGCCACGACGTGACGATCCTGTTGATCGGCGAAACCGGAGCCGGCAAGACATTCCTGTCTCGACTGATTCACGAAGTCTCCCCCCGCAAGAACGATCCGTTCCTGCCGGTTGCCTGCGGCGCTCTACCGAACGACCTGATCGAAAGCGAACTTTTCGGACACGTGAAGGGCTCGTTCACGAGCGCTCACGCCGACAAGGAAGGGAAGTTTGTGGCGGCCCGTCGAGGCTCGATTCTGCTCGACGAAATCGACGTCCTGGGGCTCGAACAGCAAGTCAAGCTGCTGCGGGTGATCGAGACCGGCGAATTCGAGCCAGTCGGCTCCAACCAGACGCAGCGCTGCGAAGCCCGGCTGATCGTCGCCAGCAATCTGGAACTTCAGCCGCTCGTCGAACAGCACAAATTCCGCCCGGACCTCTACTACCGCCTCAATATGCTGAAATTCGTGATTCCTCCCCTTCGGCATCGCAAGATGGACATCATCCCACTGGCGAAGAAGTTCATCGCGCAGTTCTCCGTCAAGCACGGGACGCCGATTCATGCCATCGACAACGACATGCTGCAGGCCCTGCTGGACTATCCATGGCCCGGCAATGTGCGAGAACTGGAACACGTGATGCAGCGAGCGGTGATTTATTCCCGGGACGGCCACATCGGACGTGAGCACCTTCCGTCGCATATCCTCAGCGGACATGCGGGGCCGGTGAACGATGCGTCGGTCATCCTGGGTCATCATGGCCCCGCCGAGGCGGCAGTCCCCTCGCCGAAGAGCCTGGGAGGGAAGATCGCCGTCACCGAACGGGACATCATTGAGCAGACGCTGCTCAAGAACAGCTTCAGCCGGACTCGAAGTGCACGGGAGCTCGGCATCAGCCGGGTGACGCTGTACAACAAGATGAAGCGCTACGGGCTGATGAGCTAG
- a CDS encoding dipeptidase: MPRSTCRLSRRGFLSTTAAAIALAQTHPGHGESPSAEAQSRSADPFLTTTNPGIVKGREAGLGLLQPTRAQLEHGLEVHRQSLVFDSYGFAPRAALDGAALIAADQAGASDQELADLREEMGMIRPAQSLEERNEFAEALRCAGVTCIFQNAGEEGQDPLRLIKRLARFTYLTDQLRETLMRATGPDDLLAAKAAGKHCLYLTGNGVPLAERWATVDEELGFVRIFFQLGIRMMHVTYNRRNMLGDGCAETANGGLSDFGRAAVAEMNRVGVIVDVAHSGWQTSLEAAKTSTKPMVASHTTCDALQHHIRAKPDEVIRAICDTGGLVGICCIPQFLGGKGDLVALLDHIDHVVKTFGIDHVAIGTDVAHTSQFAAAPAAKGPPSRGRRRNRFASLWPEGALGGNWPGQASLAWTNWPLFTVGLVQRGYTDDDIAKILGGNMLRVCRAVLS; this comes from the coding sequence ATGCCCCGCTCTACCTGCCGTCTCTCGCGCCGCGGCTTTCTGTCCACCACTGCCGCCGCGATCGCCTTGGCTCAGACCCATCCCGGTCACGGGGAGTCTCCCTCTGCGGAGGCGCAGTCGCGCAGCGCCGATCCGTTTCTGACGACGACCAATCCCGGAATCGTCAAAGGGCGTGAAGCGGGCCTGGGGCTGCTGCAGCCGACGCGGGCCCAGCTTGAGCATGGATTGGAGGTCCACCGCCAGTCGCTCGTTTTTGATTCGTATGGCTTCGCACCGCGTGCGGCGTTGGACGGTGCGGCGCTGATCGCCGCCGATCAGGCGGGGGCCTCGGACCAGGAGCTGGCCGATCTGCGGGAAGAAATGGGCATGATCCGCCCGGCGCAAAGCCTGGAAGAACGGAACGAATTCGCCGAAGCCCTGCGCTGCGCCGGGGTCACCTGCATTTTTCAGAATGCCGGGGAAGAGGGGCAGGATCCCCTGCGGCTGATCAAGCGACTGGCGCGATTCACCTACCTCACCGACCAGCTCCGCGAAACGCTGATGCGCGCCACCGGCCCCGACGACCTGCTGGCGGCCAAGGCCGCAGGCAAGCATTGCCTGTATCTCACCGGCAACGGCGTTCCGCTCGCCGAACGATGGGCGACGGTCGACGAAGAGCTGGGTTTCGTGCGGATCTTCTTCCAGCTCGGCATCCGGATGATGCACGTGACTTACAACCGGCGGAACATGCTCGGCGACGGCTGCGCCGAGACCGCCAACGGCGGCCTCAGCGATTTCGGGCGGGCTGCCGTCGCCGAGATGAACCGCGTCGGCGTCATCGTCGACGTCGCCCATAGCGGCTGGCAGACCAGCCTGGAGGCGGCCAAAACGTCGACAAAACCGATGGTGGCCAGCCACACGACCTGCGACGCGCTGCAGCACCACATCCGGGCCAAACCGGACGAGGTCATCCGCGCAATCTGCGATACCGGGGGCCTCGTCGGAATTTGCTGCATTCCGCAGTTTCTGGGAGGCAAGGGGGACCTCGTCGCGCTGCTCGACCACATCGACCATGTGGTCAAGACGTTTGGCATCGACCACGTCGCGATCGGCACCGATGTCGCGCATACTTCGCAATTCGCCGCCGCACCCGCGGCGAAAGGTCCGCCGAGCCGCGGTCGGCGGCGAAATCGTTTTGCCTCCCTCTGGCCGGAGGGGGCGCTCGGCGGCAATTGGCCCGGGCAGGCCTCGCTGGCCTGGACCAACTGGCCGCTCTTCACGGTCGGGCTGGTCCAGCGGGGCTACACCGACGACGACATCGCCAAAATCCTCGGTGGCAATATGCTCCGGGTGTGTCGGGCGGTGCTCAGTTAA
- a CDS encoding SDR family oxidoreductase — MELGECVVLVTGGAHGIGRALCRRIQQEHPGGIVIADRDLSAARSVAEESGGLAIECDVSQEVDVQNAVQQTINRYGRLDAVLSNAGVTAKGGVETPDADWNRLWQVNVMAHVYLARAALPHLLEREAGAFVVTASAAGLLTEIGSAAYSVTKHASVAFAEWLSVHYRNQGLKVSCLCPAGVATDFLDLEDPIHQFLHVSSVTPEHVAECVIEALRKETFLVLPHAEVEEFFQFKTQHYDRWLHNFAHVNTRLQKRRSRQTTPHATGETP, encoded by the coding sequence ATGGAACTCGGCGAATGCGTGGTCCTGGTGACCGGCGGAGCTCACGGCATCGGGCGCGCCTTGTGTCGCAGAATCCAGCAGGAGCATCCGGGCGGAATCGTCATCGCTGATCGTGATCTGAGTGCGGCCCGGAGCGTCGCCGAAGAGTCCGGGGGCCTGGCGATCGAATGCGACGTGTCTCAGGAGGTCGACGTCCAGAATGCCGTCCAGCAGACGATCAACCGGTACGGCCGTCTGGACGCCGTGCTGTCCAACGCCGGAGTCACGGCCAAGGGAGGGGTCGAAACCCCCGACGCCGACTGGAACCGGCTGTGGCAGGTGAATGTGATGGCTCACGTCTATCTGGCGCGGGCGGCGCTGCCGCATCTGCTGGAGCGCGAAGCGGGGGCATTCGTCGTGACAGCCTCTGCGGCGGGGCTGCTGACAGAAATTGGCTCTGCCGCCTACTCGGTGACAAAACACGCCTCCGTGGCGTTTGCGGAATGGCTCTCGGTGCATTACCGCAACCAGGGACTCAAAGTCTCGTGCCTGTGTCCTGCCGGTGTGGCGACGGACTTCCTCGATCTGGAAGACCCGATTCACCAGTTCTTGCATGTCAGTTCGGTGACGCCGGAGCATGTCGCCGAGTGCGTCATCGAAGCACTGCGCAAAGAGACGTTTCTGGTCCTGCCACACGCCGAGGTGGAAGAATTCTTTCAGTTCAAGACGCAGCACTACGACCGCTGGCTGCACAACTTCGCCCACGTCAATACGCGACTGCAGAAGCGACGGTCGCGACAGACGACGCCCCACGCGACCGGCGAGACTCCCTGA